One region of Candidatus Neomarinimicrobiota bacterium genomic DNA includes:
- a CDS encoding 2-oxo acid dehydrogenase subunit E2 has translation MAQEYKLPELGENVESGDIVGILVAEGDYIEEDQNILEIETDKAVIEVPSSISGTVKKIHISEGDTVEVGATIFTIEEGDAAAEAETDEATEEKAEPEKTEKEQEGDTSEEPAEEEPEPEPEPEAATEAAPAEKPETVETAGGRKLVPAAPSVRRLAREIGVDIAEVPGTGPKGRISKEDVKAFSKKLHKERGTAGGGGFAMPSEPLPDFEKWGEVEREAMSNVRKSTAEHMVASWTPVPHVTQNDEADITELERLRKQWAKRVEKAGGKLTVTAILLKVAAAALKKFPQFNASIDMEKKEIIYKKYYHIGVAVDTDRGLLVPVIRDVDQKNIVELSAELSEVAEKARNRKLGLEDMKGGCFSISNLGGIGGTSFTPVVNRPEVAILGVSRGKRKPVYIDGEFVPRMMLPLSLSYDHRIIDGADAARFTRWICEALEEPLLLALEG, from the coding sequence ATGGCACAGGAATACAAACTTCCCGAACTCGGTGAAAACGTCGAATCCGGCGATATCGTTGGTATACTGGTCGCGGAAGGCGATTACATAGAGGAAGACCAGAATATCCTGGAGATCGAAACGGACAAGGCAGTCATTGAGGTGCCGTCTTCCATAAGTGGCACAGTGAAGAAAATTCATATCTCAGAAGGTGATACCGTCGAAGTCGGCGCCACAATTTTTACCATAGAAGAGGGTGACGCCGCGGCCGAAGCGGAGACCGACGAGGCAACCGAAGAGAAAGCAGAGCCGGAGAAAACCGAGAAGGAGCAGGAGGGGGACACATCCGAGGAGCCAGCGGAAGAAGAACCTGAGCCGGAACCCGAGCCGGAAGCTGCAACCGAAGCGGCTCCTGCTGAAAAGCCGGAAACAGTTGAAACCGCTGGCGGGCGGAAACTCGTACCGGCAGCACCGAGCGTCCGGCGTCTTGCCCGGGAAATTGGCGTGGATATCGCCGAAGTGCCCGGAACCGGCCCTAAGGGACGCATCAGCAAGGAAGACGTGAAAGCGTTTTCCAAGAAATTGCACAAAGAACGCGGAACCGCCGGTGGCGGTGGATTTGCCATGCCGTCCGAACCGCTACCGGACTTCGAAAAGTGGGGCGAAGTGGAACGGGAAGCCATGAGCAACGTCCGGAAAAGCACCGCGGAGCATATGGTGGCGTCGTGGACGCCGGTACCGCACGTGACCCAAAATGATGAGGCCGATATCACCGAACTGGAACGCCTCCGGAAGCAGTGGGCAAAACGGGTGGAAAAAGCCGGCGGAAAACTCACAGTGACCGCAATCCTGTTAAAGGTGGCAGCCGCCGCCTTAAAGAAATTTCCGCAATTCAACGCCAGCATCGATATGGAGAAGAAGGAGATTATCTATAAGAAGTATTACCATATCGGCGTGGCCGTGGACACGGATCGCGGTCTGCTGGTACCGGTGATCCGTGACGTGGATCAGAAGAATATCGTTGAATTATCAGCGGAACTCTCCGAAGTCGCCGAAAAAGCCCGAAACCGCAAACTCGGCCTCGAGGACATGAAGGGCGGATGTTTCAGCATCTCCAACCTCGGTGGCATCGGCGGAACGTCGTTTACCCCGGTGGTCAACAGACCGGAAGTCGCCATACTTGGCGTTTCCCGCGGTAAACGGAAACCGGTCTACATAGACGGCGAATTTGTTCCCAGGATGATGCTGCCGCTCTCGCTCTCGTACGACCACCGCATCATAGATGGCGCCGATGCGGCGAGATTCACCCGTTGGATCTGCGAAGCGCTGGAGGAGCCATTATTGCTGGCGCTGGAAGGATAG
- a CDS encoding four helix bundle protein has product MKSQDKGKPVKSRTYFDHEKLKVYQISLKFLGWLEELFPERPKGRAVIKQLDRAAVSIPLNIAEGNGKYTQSDRCNYFDIARGSALECAASLDVLVAQGIKELTDIESGKGILRSIVSMLVGLIKANSDRVHDPLDDVYASDFDEA; this is encoded by the coding sequence GTGAAATCACAAGATAAAGGCAAGCCCGTTAAGAGCAGGACGTATTTTGATCATGAAAAACTCAAGGTATATCAAATATCTCTAAAATTCCTTGGTTGGTTGGAAGAATTATTTCCCGAACGTCCAAAAGGAAGAGCTGTCATAAAGCAACTCGATCGTGCAGCCGTTTCTATTCCATTGAATATTGCTGAAGGTAACGGTAAATACACCCAGTCAGATCGCTGTAATTATTTTGATATAGCCAGAGGCTCGGCATTAGAATGTGCCGCCAGCCTTGATGTGCTCGTCGCTCAGGGGATTAAGGAGTTGACTGATATTGAATCCGGGAAAGGTATACTACGATCAATCGTTTCGATGCTTGTGGGATTGATAAAAGCGAATTCAGATCGCGTTCATGATCCGTTAGATGATGTTTACGCCAGTGATTTTGATGAAGCATAA
- the lpdA gene encoding dihydrolipoyl dehydrogenase: protein MANKSTQLAVLGGGPGGYAAAFMAADLGLDVTMVNLEENPGGVCLYRGCIPSKALLHVAKVITESREASEWGITFDEPEIDLDKLRSWKNDVVSQMTGGLKTLSGQRKITYIQGRGQFTGPNSMSIETDDGEKTLEFEHAILATGSVPVEIPGLSLDDERVMDSTGALELPELPGKMLVIGGGYIGLELGQVYSALGSEVSVVEMMSNLLPGADQDLVKHVANRVKSQFVDVMTDSKVTEMKAQKNGIKVTIEDKDGGQQNKIYDRVLMSIGRKTVTDGLGLENTAIEIDDNGFVVTDEQCRTAEDSIFAIGDIAGEPMLAHKASHEGIVAAEVISGEKAAFEPYAIPAVVFTDPELAWAGLTESQAKKEDIDYELARFPWAASGRATTLGRSDGMTKLLIDPETERILGMGIVGPGAGELIAEGVLAIEMAATAEDLKMSIHPHPTLSETVMESAEVFFGHSTHIYRPKRK from the coding sequence ATGGCAAATAAATCTACTCAGCTAGCAGTCCTCGGCGGCGGGCCCGGCGGATACGCCGCGGCGTTTATGGCCGCCGATCTGGGACTGGACGTGACAATGGTTAATCTGGAAGAGAACCCCGGCGGTGTCTGCCTGTATCGGGGATGTATTCCGTCCAAGGCGCTCCTCCATGTGGCGAAAGTGATTACTGAGTCCAGAGAAGCCTCCGAGTGGGGGATTACATTCGACGAGCCGGAGATTGACCTGGACAAGCTGAGGTCATGGAAGAACGACGTAGTGAGCCAGATGACCGGCGGACTCAAAACCCTCAGCGGGCAGCGAAAAATCACCTATATCCAGGGACGCGGACAGTTCACCGGCCCAAACTCCATGAGCATTGAAACTGATGATGGCGAAAAAACTCTGGAATTTGAACACGCTATCCTCGCCACCGGTTCGGTGCCCGTAGAAATCCCCGGACTGTCGCTGGATGACGAGCGAGTCATGGACTCCACCGGAGCGCTGGAACTCCCGGAACTCCCGGGGAAAATGCTGGTCATCGGCGGGGGATATATCGGACTGGAACTGGGACAGGTTTACAGCGCACTTGGTTCGGAAGTCTCTGTAGTGGAAATGATGTCCAATTTGCTACCCGGCGCGGATCAGGATCTGGTGAAACACGTGGCGAATCGAGTCAAAAGCCAGTTCGTCGATGTTATGACCGACTCTAAAGTTACTGAGATGAAAGCCCAGAAGAACGGCATCAAGGTGACCATCGAAGACAAGGACGGCGGGCAGCAAAACAAGATTTACGATCGGGTGCTGATGTCAATTGGACGAAAGACGGTCACCGACGGACTGGGACTTGAGAACACTGCCATCGAAATTGATGACAACGGATTCGTCGTCACAGACGAACAGTGCCGGACGGCGGAGGACTCCATCTTCGCCATCGGTGATATCGCCGGCGAACCCATGCTGGCGCACAAAGCATCCCACGAAGGCATCGTTGCTGCCGAGGTTATCTCTGGCGAAAAGGCGGCGTTCGAGCCGTACGCCATTCCCGCAGTCGTGTTCACCGATCCCGAGCTGGCGTGGGCCGGACTCACCGAATCTCAGGCAAAGAAAGAGGACATTGATTACGAACTGGCACGATTCCCATGGGCAGCGTCTGGACGCGCAACCACATTGGGCCGCAGCGACGGCATGACCAAACTCCTCATCGATCCCGAAACCGAGCGCATCCTTGGAATGGGCATTGTCGGGCCCGGCGCCGGTGAGCTGATCGCCGAGGGAGTGCTGGCTATTGAAATGGCCGCCACTGCCGAAGATCTGAAAATGAGCATCCATCCCCATCCGACTCTTTCGGAGACGGTGATGGAATCCGCAGAAGTCTTCTTTGGGCACAGTACGCATATTTACCGGCCGAAGAGGAAATAA
- the dnaX gene encoding DNA polymerase III subunit gamma/tau codes for MAYQVLSRKWRPQKFEDVIGQQHVTSTLQNSIEQDRLAHAYLFTGPRGIGKTTTARILAKYLNCKNPKDLNPCNECKNCTEITAGRSFDVREIDGASNTGVDNIRDLREEVKYPPTDGDFKIYIIDEVHMLSTSAFNALLKTLEEPPSHVKFIFATTEPEKVLPTIISRTQRFDFKRIPLPKIIGLLKTICESEDVDISDGALTLIARKADGSMRDAESLLDQVISFSGEEVTDESVASILGIVSYDLYLHLSEILHEHDVSGALDLISEVMSAGYDLSEFLDGLSDFWRNLLVLDSTDDYSLLDVPDSYREEFESAAAEYDSRDLLRLLNLTLSAQQQFRDARSHRIFVENFLLKLVHFTESITLDQLAGDGKGGSPPESTPSEKQTEESKSSKSSSGTTSKTRRNIGQKKTRLPGSEDKSGKVSDKSGQKSANPTGKSGQNPGKPAVESAKKPETQESKASETLPLSEFQERWPEFAEFVHENKPILGEYLSECVPNRAEGKVLSVVFDTSAKFHMKSIERKSRQVEKLIKKFFDAEVRFKCLLGDTGKKSEDDEGEDIIDDPITQAIISNFDGEIIN; via the coding sequence ATGGCCTATCAAGTCCTGTCCAGAAAATGGCGGCCTCAGAAATTCGAAGATGTCATCGGCCAGCAACATGTGACGTCCACACTGCAGAACTCCATCGAGCAGGACAGGCTCGCCCACGCCTATCTGTTTACCGGGCCGCGTGGCATCGGGAAGACGACGACGGCACGTATCCTCGCAAAATATCTGAATTGTAAAAATCCCAAAGATCTGAATCCGTGTAACGAGTGCAAGAACTGCACGGAAATCACAGCCGGACGGAGTTTTGATGTCCGCGAGATTGACGGCGCGTCCAATACCGGGGTGGACAACATCCGGGATCTCAGGGAAGAGGTCAAGTATCCGCCAACGGACGGCGACTTCAAGATCTACATCATCGATGAGGTACATATGCTCTCCACCTCGGCGTTTAACGCGCTGCTGAAAACCCTGGAGGAGCCGCCCTCACACGTCAAGTTTATTTTCGCCACCACCGAACCGGAAAAAGTCCTGCCGACCATCATCTCCCGAACCCAGCGGTTCGATTTCAAACGGATCCCCTTACCAAAGATTATCGGGTTGCTGAAGACTATCTGCGAGTCGGAAGACGTGGACATCAGCGACGGAGCACTCACACTTATCGCCCGGAAGGCCGACGGCAGCATGCGGGACGCCGAGAGCCTGCTGGATCAGGTGATTTCGTTCTCCGGCGAGGAAGTCACCGACGAAAGCGTCGCCAGCATCCTCGGTATCGTCAGTTACGATCTGTATTTGCACCTCAGCGAAATTTTGCACGAACACGATGTCTCCGGTGCGCTGGATCTGATATCCGAAGTCATGAGTGCCGGGTATGACCTGAGCGAATTCCTGGACGGCCTCTCCGACTTCTGGCGGAACCTGTTGGTGCTGGACTCCACGGACGATTACTCGCTGCTGGACGTCCCGGACAGCTACCGGGAAGAATTCGAATCAGCCGCTGCAGAATACGACTCCCGGGATCTGTTGCGTCTGCTGAATCTAACTCTCTCCGCTCAACAGCAGTTTCGCGATGCCCGGAGCCATCGCATCTTTGTGGAGAACTTTCTGCTAAAACTGGTACACTTTACTGAGAGCATCACTCTGGATCAATTGGCAGGCGACGGGAAGGGGGGAAGTCCTCCGGAATCAACACCCTCCGAAAAACAAACTGAAGAATCCAAATCATCGAAATCTTCCTCAGGGACCACTTCCAAGACCCGGCGGAATATCGGACAAAAAAAAACTAGACTTCCTGGCTCAGAAGACAAATCCGGGAAAGTATCCGACAAATCAGGGCAGAAATCCGCCAATCCAACAGGGAAATCCGGACAAAACCCCGGAAAACCGGCTGTTGAATCAGCGAAAAAGCCGGAAACACAGGAATCCAAGGCATCAGAGACCCTGCCGTTAAGTGAATTTCAGGAGAGATGGCCGGAGTTCGCGGAATTTGTCCACGAGAACAAGCCCATCCTTGGAGAATACCTGAGCGAGTGCGTGCCGAATCGGGCTGAGGGTAAGGTTTTGAGCGTAGTATTCGATACTTCAGCGAAATTCCACATGAAGAGCATAGAGCGGAAGTCCAGACAGGTGGAGAAACTCATTAAAAAATTCTTCGACGCAGAAGTCCGGTTCAAGTGCCTGCTGGGTGATACCGGGAAAAAGTCGGAAGATGACGAGGGGGAAGATATCATCGACGATCCCATCACGCAGGCGATCATCAGCAACTTCGATGGGGAAATTATTAACTGA
- a CDS encoding YbaB/EbfC family nucleoid-associated protein, whose amino-acid sequence MAKGGMGNLMKQAQKAQQKMAEAQEQLGDITVEGTAGGGMVTVTANGNQEILEVDIEEEVMEDDVEILEDLIVAAVNQALEKASEAAQEKMNEATGGLLGNLPKGMNIPGL is encoded by the coding sequence ATGGCAAAAGGCGGAATGGGCAACCTGATGAAACAGGCACAGAAAGCCCAACAGAAAATGGCAGAAGCACAGGAACAGCTCGGCGACATTACGGTCGAGGGTACGGCCGGCGGCGGTATGGTCACCGTAACAGCCAACGGCAACCAGGAGATCCTGGAAGTGGACATCGAGGAAGAAGTGATGGAAGACGATGTGGAGATCCTGGAAGATCTGATCGTGGCGGCCGTCAACCAGGCGCTTGAGAAAGCGAGCGAGGCCGCGCAGGAAAAGATGAACGAAGCCACCGGCGGACTGCTGGGCAACCTCCCGAAAGGGATGAATATCCCGGGACTGTAA